From a region of the Drosophila virilis strain 15010-1051.87 chromosome 3, Dvir_AGI_RSII-ME, whole genome shotgun sequence genome:
- the Hipk gene encoding homeodomain-interacting protein kinase 2 isoform X3 — translation MLASVIRRLLKRDCDCGCVDSYNGGSVELRHGQVQAAAAVAAAAAAASAQSFVISSSSSSSHNSNSISLSLKTAHAKVATSGGHANTQPPSKRSSSGADGDYQLVQHEVLYSLSAEYEVLEFLGRGTFGQVVKCWKRGTSEIVAIKILKNHPSYARQGQIEVSILSRLSQENADEFNFVRAFECFQHKNHTCLVFEMLEQNLYDFLKQNKFSPLPLKYIRPILEQVLTALLKLKQLGLIHADLKPENIMLVDPVRQPYRVKVIDFGSASHVSKTVCNTYLQSRYYRAPEIILGLPFCEAIDMWSLGCVVAELFLGWPLYPGSSEFDQIRYISQTQGLPTEHMLNSASKTSKFFYRDVDSTYPFWRLKTTEEHEAETNTKSKEARKYIFNCLDDIGQVNVPTDLEGGQLLAEKTDRREFIDLLKRMLTIDQERRLTPTEALNHSFTRLTHLVDYVYCNNVKASVQMMEVCRRGDFHTVQPAPTLVTNFVPSSTENMTFTINNQLTSQVQRLVRDGRPLAYEGLYQIYGGRNVARQYPQARTDTFQHQLVSNILCPPSYQAMPSPTKHVVATMQPPLQVPPQQYVNVPVPVSMVEPSSGQRMLLTNRVQASGVAWPQTGRQMALVPSWPQQAPAHSLIVDSTPLFNVEEIYPKHHLNLPRNDLKKESPAHHLAKGNSYRVPRHEKKEHQQLSPVKKRVKESSPPHQQRYQRAAHVSPQYHAHHNCNYGGGYGSGAAGAVVASSASSASNIVNASGSSSSSSHHHAPVAHAPHGSSSSNSAYNTAGHHIVINNCSGGSGGGSSAVGYHASGGSSSSQPPLHAHQPQHVKQPTITIHDTPSPTAVVGDVITISDSEDEGGDLPPNSATVAPIKQRAHAQSQTSSSLMQQQQQQHQHQQQQHQQQQQQQQQQQQHSASNSSSNLHCRSSGQPLHVQHQAVNYGDHDPEDARRRHHAAAAAALAVPSPKHHHHQQQPQQQQQQQHHHHQQVQVQPAQQTPHYQPQPPPPQAQAQHQPQQQQQPSIKYEPGQSQKKRILAMAQSECNYQPQPQVQIQVQQQQAPPPPVTSLPHIPTKQEPPEFYSDYAPQQQQQPPQQQLQLETKRSSWAAGSSGAAMPLAHPKREAPSVAPVSYVTPTVAPPLAHSKSSSSSSSSISAAAAAAAAAAAAAASVGPPSWGAPQVYRQPSQPPPTSAAAAAGQPPAGPPHHHHGSHSHHHHHQAGTPLGGSPSSTAAAAMLQTDIYAQGDMYRRPTVYVSQAAPTYAYANRTVVAPPPAHNSSSRQVIPSHPLPAHIQIPTQYSQFGPLSPAQVAASKHAAHFAPTNIWYGAE, via the exons atgttagcCTCAGTTATACGGCGTTTGCTAAAAAGAG ATTGCGATTGCGGCTGCGTGGACTCGTACAACGGCGGCAGCGTTGAGTTGCGGCACGGCCAGGtacaggcagcggcagcagtggcagcagcagcagcggcagcctcCGCTCAGAGCTTTgtgatcagcagcagcagcagcagcagccacaacagcaacagcatcagcctcagcctcaagACGGCGCACGCAAAGGTTGCCACATCGGGGGGGCATGCCAATACGCAGCCCCCCAGCAAACGTTCCAGCAGCGGCGCCGACGGCGACTATCAGCTGGTGCAGCACGAGGTGCTCTATTCGCTCTCCGCCGAATATGAG GTTCTGGAGTTTTTGGGCCGCGGCACCTTTGGTCAGGTGGTCAAGTGCTGGAAACGCGGCACCTCCGAAATTGTTGCCAttaagattttgaaaaatcatCCCTCCTATGCACGCCAGGGTCAGATTGAGGTCTCGATACTCTCGCGGCTCAGTCAGGAGAATGCGGATGAGTTCAATTTTGTGCGCGCCTTCGAGTGCTTTCAGCACAAGAATCACACCTGCCTGGTCTTTGAGATGCTCGAGCAGAATCTCTATGATTTTctcaagcaaaacaaattttcacCGCTGCCGCTCAAGTACATACGTCCCATACTGGAGCAG gTGCTGACTGCCCTGTTGAAGCTGAAGCAACTGGGGCTGATTCACGCCGATCTGAAGCCGGAGAACATAATGCTTGTGGATCCGGTGCGTCAGCCGTATCGCGTCAAGGTAATCGATTTTGGCAGCGCCTCGCATGTGAGCAAAACTGTTTGCAATACGTATCTGCAATCGCGCTATTATCGCGCACCCGAGATCATATTGGGTTTGCCGTTCTGTGAGGCCATCGATATGTGGTCGCTGGGCTGTGTTGTGGCCGAGCTCTTTCTGGGCTGGCCCCTGTATCCGGGCAGCTCGGAGTTCGATCAGATACGCTATATATCACAGACACAGGGTCTGCCCACAGAGCATATGCTGAATAGCGCCTCGAAGACATCGAAATTCTTTTATCGTGACGTCGACTCGACGTATCCATTTTGGCGCCTTAAGACCACCGAAGAGCATGAGGCGGAAACGAACACCAAGAGCAAGGAGGCACGCAAATATATCTTCAATTGTCTGGATGATATTGGCCAGGTGAATGTGCCCACGGATTTGGAGGGTGGCCAATTGTTGGCCGAGAAAACGGATCGTCGTGAATTCATAGATCTACTGAAGCGCATGCTGACCATAGATCAGGAGCGACGTTTGACACCAACCGAGGCACTGAATCACAGCTTCACGAGGCTCACCCACCTGGTCGACTATGTCTATTGCAACAATGTGAAGGCCTCTGTCCAAATGATGGAGGTCTGTCGTCGCGGCGATTTCCATAC CGTACAACCAGCTCCCACGCTGGTCACCAATTTCGTGCCCAGCAGCACCGAGAACATGACCTTTACGATCAACAATCAGCTGACCAGTCAGGTGCAGCGCCTCGTGCGCGATGGTCGTCCTTTGGCCTACGAGGGTCTCTATCAAATCTACGGCGGACGCAATGTGGCACGGCAGTATCCACAGGCGCGCACCGACACGTTCCAGCATCAGCTGGTCTCCAACATACTCTGTCCGCCCTCGTATCAGGCCATGCCCAGTCCCACCAAGCATGTGGTGGCCACAATGCAGCCGCCGTTGCAGGTGCCGCCCCAGCAATATGTCAATGTGCCGGTGCCCGTGTCCATGGTGGAGCCCAGCTCGGGTCAGCGTATGCTGCTCACCAATCGGGTCCAGGCAAGTGGCGTTGCCTGGCCGCAAACCGGACGTCAGATGGCATTGGTGCCATCCTGGCCGCAACAGGCGCCCGCACATTCGCTAATCGTTGACTCGACGCCGCTGTTCAATGTGGAGGAGATTTATCCCAAGCATCATCTCAATTTGCCGCGCAACGATCTCAAGAAGGAGTCGCCGGCTCATCATCTAGC CAAGGGCAACTCTTATCGCGTGCCGCGTCACGAGAAGAAGGAACACCAGCAGCTGTCGCCTGTCAAGAAGCGTGTCAAGGAGAGCTCACCGCCGCATCAGCAGCGCTATCAGCGCGCCGCCCATGTCTCGCCGCAGTATCACGCCCATCACAATTGCAACTACGGAGGCGGCTATGGATCTGGCGCCGCTGGAGCCGTTGTGGCCAGCTCTGCCTCATCGGCCAGCA ATATTGTCAATGCCAGTGGCAGCAGCTCGTCGAGTTCGCATCATCATGCGCCCGTGGCTCATGCGCCgcacggcagcagcagcagcaacagcgcctACAACACCGCTGGCCATCACATTGTCATCAACAATTGCAGTGGTggaagcggcggcggcagctccGCTGTGGGCTATCATGCCAgcggtggcagcagcagcagccagccgCCGTTGCATGCGCATCAGCCGCAGCACGTCAAGCAGCCGACAATTACCATACATGACACGCCATCGCCGACTGCGGTTGTGGGCGATGTGATTACCATTTCGGACAGCGAGGATGAGGGCGGCGATCTACCGCCAAACAGCGCCACAGTCGCGCCCATCAAGCAGCGCGCGCACGCCCAATCGCAGACCAGCAGCAGCctaatgcagcagcagcagcagcaacaccaacatcaacagcagcaacatcagcagcaacagcagcagcagcaacaacagcagcagcactcgGCGAGCAATTCGAGCAGCAATCTGCATTGCCGCAGCAGCGGACAGCCGTTGCATGTGCAACATCAGGCCGTTAATTATG GTGATCACGATCCGGAGGATGCGCGACGACGTCATCAtgccgccgcagccgccgccCTGGCCGTGCCCAGTCCCaagcatcatcatcaccagcagcagccgcagcagcagcagcaacaacaacatcatcatcaccagcaGGTGCAGGTGCAGCCGGCACAGCAGACGCCGCACTATCAGccacagccgccgccgccgcaagCCCAAGCGCAGCaccagccacagcagcagcagcagcccagcATCAAATACGAGCCGGGGCAATCGCAGAAGAAGCGCATTCTGGCCATGGCCCAAAGCGAGTGCAACtatcagccgcagccgcaggtGCAGATACaggtgcaacagcagcaggcaccGCCGCCGCCCGTTACCAGTCTGCCGCATATTCCAACCAAACAGGAGCCGCCAGAATTCTACTCGGACTACgcgccacagcagcagcaacagccgccacagcaacagctgcaactggAGACCAAGCGCAGCTCCTGGGCAGCCGGCTCCAGTGGCGCAGCTATGCCGCTGGCACATCCGAAGCGCGAAGCGCCCTCCGTTGCGCCCGTCAGCTATGTGACGCCCACTGTGGCTCCGCCGCTGGCCCACTCGAAGAGCAGCTCGAGCAGCTCCTCGTCGATAAGCGCCGCGGCCgccgcagcggctgcagctgctgctgctgccgccagtGTCGGTCCGCCGTCGTGGGGCGCACCGCAGGTCTATCGCCAGCCATCGCAGCCGCCACCAACatcggcagctgctgctgctggccagccGCCAGCTGGGCCaccgcatcatcatcatggcAGCCAcagtcatcatcatcatcaccaggCGGGCACGCCGCTGGGCGGCTCACCCTCATCGACGGCCGCTGCGGCCATGTTGCAGACGGACATTTACGCACAGGGCGACATGTATCGACGTCCCACGGTCTACGTATCCCAGGCCGCGCCCACATACGCCTATGCGAATCGCACGGTGGTTGCGCCACCGCCAGCACACAACAGTTCCAGTCGACAG GTCATACCATCCCATCCGTTGCCGGCTCACATACAGATCCCGACACAGTACAGCCAATTTGGACCATTGAGTCCCGCCCAGGTAGCTGCCAGCAAACATGCAGCGCACTTTGCGCCCACCAACATATGGTATGGAGCTGAGTAG
- the Hipk gene encoding homeodomain-interacting protein kinase 2 isoform X1, giving the protein MRTSHPSHASDFVVVAAPSSGSGCGSANGSATVDVLDAKPTAKQVSIGISCDLKPIVYLDTDTRRPRQRSVIIRQHSQEQQQQQHHHQQQHYHHQQQEEEQQQQQQQHKTSSKSGAAANSKRKRETDCDCGCVDSYNGGSVELRHGQVQAAAAVAAAAAAASAQSFVISSSSSSSHNSNSISLSLKTAHAKVATSGGHANTQPPSKRSSSGADGDYQLVQHEVLYSLSAEYEVLEFLGRGTFGQVVKCWKRGTSEIVAIKILKNHPSYARQGQIEVSILSRLSQENADEFNFVRAFECFQHKNHTCLVFEMLEQNLYDFLKQNKFSPLPLKYIRPILEQVLTALLKLKQLGLIHADLKPENIMLVDPVRQPYRVKVIDFGSASHVSKTVCNTYLQSRYYRAPEIILGLPFCEAIDMWSLGCVVAELFLGWPLYPGSSEFDQIRYISQTQGLPTEHMLNSASKTSKFFYRDVDSTYPFWRLKTTEEHEAETNTKSKEARKYIFNCLDDIGQVNVPTDLEGGQLLAEKTDRREFIDLLKRMLTIDQERRLTPTEALNHSFTRLTHLVDYVYCNNVKASVQMMEVCRRGDFHTVQPAPTLVTNFVPSSTENMTFTINNQLTSQVQRLVRDGRPLAYEGLYQIYGGRNVARQYPQARTDTFQHQLVSNILCPPSYQAMPSPTKHVVATMQPPLQVPPQQYVNVPVPVSMVEPSSGQRMLLTNRVQASGVAWPQTGRQMALVPSWPQQAPAHSLIVDSTPLFNVEEIYPKHHLNLPRNDLKKESPAHHLAKGNSYRVPRHEKKEHQQLSPVKKRVKESSPPHQQRYQRAAHVSPQYHAHHNCNYGGGYGSGAAGAVVASSASSASNIVNASGSSSSSSHHHAPVAHAPHGSSSSNSAYNTAGHHIVINNCSGGSGGGSSAVGYHASGGSSSSQPPLHAHQPQHVKQPTITIHDTPSPTAVVGDVITISDSEDEGGDLPPNSATVAPIKQRAHAQSQTSSSLMQQQQQQHQHQQQQHQQQQQQQQQQQQHSASNSSSNLHCRSSGQPLHVQHQAVNYGDHDPEDARRRHHAAAAAALAVPSPKHHHHQQQPQQQQQQQHHHHQQVQVQPAQQTPHYQPQPPPPQAQAQHQPQQQQQPSIKYEPGQSQKKRILAMAQSECNYQPQPQVQIQVQQQQAPPPPVTSLPHIPTKQEPPEFYSDYAPQQQQQPPQQQLQLETKRSSWAAGSSGAAMPLAHPKREAPSVAPVSYVTPTVAPPLAHSKSSSSSSSSISAAAAAAAAAAAAAASVGPPSWGAPQVYRQPSQPPPTSAAAAAGQPPAGPPHHHHGSHSHHHHHQAGTPLGGSPSSTAAAAMLQTDIYAQGDMYRRPTVYVSQAAPTYAYANRTVVAPPPAHNSSSRQVIPSHPLPAHIQIPTQYSQFGPLSPAQVAASKHAAHFAPTNIWYGAE; this is encoded by the exons ATTGCGATTGCGGCTGCGTGGACTCGTACAACGGCGGCAGCGTTGAGTTGCGGCACGGCCAGGtacaggcagcggcagcagtggcagcagcagcagcggcagcctcCGCTCAGAGCTTTgtgatcagcagcagcagcagcagcagccacaacagcaacagcatcagcctcagcctcaagACGGCGCACGCAAAGGTTGCCACATCGGGGGGGCATGCCAATACGCAGCCCCCCAGCAAACGTTCCAGCAGCGGCGCCGACGGCGACTATCAGCTGGTGCAGCACGAGGTGCTCTATTCGCTCTCCGCCGAATATGAG GTTCTGGAGTTTTTGGGCCGCGGCACCTTTGGTCAGGTGGTCAAGTGCTGGAAACGCGGCACCTCCGAAATTGTTGCCAttaagattttgaaaaatcatCCCTCCTATGCACGCCAGGGTCAGATTGAGGTCTCGATACTCTCGCGGCTCAGTCAGGAGAATGCGGATGAGTTCAATTTTGTGCGCGCCTTCGAGTGCTTTCAGCACAAGAATCACACCTGCCTGGTCTTTGAGATGCTCGAGCAGAATCTCTATGATTTTctcaagcaaaacaaattttcacCGCTGCCGCTCAAGTACATACGTCCCATACTGGAGCAG gTGCTGACTGCCCTGTTGAAGCTGAAGCAACTGGGGCTGATTCACGCCGATCTGAAGCCGGAGAACATAATGCTTGTGGATCCGGTGCGTCAGCCGTATCGCGTCAAGGTAATCGATTTTGGCAGCGCCTCGCATGTGAGCAAAACTGTTTGCAATACGTATCTGCAATCGCGCTATTATCGCGCACCCGAGATCATATTGGGTTTGCCGTTCTGTGAGGCCATCGATATGTGGTCGCTGGGCTGTGTTGTGGCCGAGCTCTTTCTGGGCTGGCCCCTGTATCCGGGCAGCTCGGAGTTCGATCAGATACGCTATATATCACAGACACAGGGTCTGCCCACAGAGCATATGCTGAATAGCGCCTCGAAGACATCGAAATTCTTTTATCGTGACGTCGACTCGACGTATCCATTTTGGCGCCTTAAGACCACCGAAGAGCATGAGGCGGAAACGAACACCAAGAGCAAGGAGGCACGCAAATATATCTTCAATTGTCTGGATGATATTGGCCAGGTGAATGTGCCCACGGATTTGGAGGGTGGCCAATTGTTGGCCGAGAAAACGGATCGTCGTGAATTCATAGATCTACTGAAGCGCATGCTGACCATAGATCAGGAGCGACGTTTGACACCAACCGAGGCACTGAATCACAGCTTCACGAGGCTCACCCACCTGGTCGACTATGTCTATTGCAACAATGTGAAGGCCTCTGTCCAAATGATGGAGGTCTGTCGTCGCGGCGATTTCCATAC CGTACAACCAGCTCCCACGCTGGTCACCAATTTCGTGCCCAGCAGCACCGAGAACATGACCTTTACGATCAACAATCAGCTGACCAGTCAGGTGCAGCGCCTCGTGCGCGATGGTCGTCCTTTGGCCTACGAGGGTCTCTATCAAATCTACGGCGGACGCAATGTGGCACGGCAGTATCCACAGGCGCGCACCGACACGTTCCAGCATCAGCTGGTCTCCAACATACTCTGTCCGCCCTCGTATCAGGCCATGCCCAGTCCCACCAAGCATGTGGTGGCCACAATGCAGCCGCCGTTGCAGGTGCCGCCCCAGCAATATGTCAATGTGCCGGTGCCCGTGTCCATGGTGGAGCCCAGCTCGGGTCAGCGTATGCTGCTCACCAATCGGGTCCAGGCAAGTGGCGTTGCCTGGCCGCAAACCGGACGTCAGATGGCATTGGTGCCATCCTGGCCGCAACAGGCGCCCGCACATTCGCTAATCGTTGACTCGACGCCGCTGTTCAATGTGGAGGAGATTTATCCCAAGCATCATCTCAATTTGCCGCGCAACGATCTCAAGAAGGAGTCGCCGGCTCATCATCTAGC CAAGGGCAACTCTTATCGCGTGCCGCGTCACGAGAAGAAGGAACACCAGCAGCTGTCGCCTGTCAAGAAGCGTGTCAAGGAGAGCTCACCGCCGCATCAGCAGCGCTATCAGCGCGCCGCCCATGTCTCGCCGCAGTATCACGCCCATCACAATTGCAACTACGGAGGCGGCTATGGATCTGGCGCCGCTGGAGCCGTTGTGGCCAGCTCTGCCTCATCGGCCAGCA ATATTGTCAATGCCAGTGGCAGCAGCTCGTCGAGTTCGCATCATCATGCGCCCGTGGCTCATGCGCCgcacggcagcagcagcagcaacagcgcctACAACACCGCTGGCCATCACATTGTCATCAACAATTGCAGTGGTggaagcggcggcggcagctccGCTGTGGGCTATCATGCCAgcggtggcagcagcagcagccagccgCCGTTGCATGCGCATCAGCCGCAGCACGTCAAGCAGCCGACAATTACCATACATGACACGCCATCGCCGACTGCGGTTGTGGGCGATGTGATTACCATTTCGGACAGCGAGGATGAGGGCGGCGATCTACCGCCAAACAGCGCCACAGTCGCGCCCATCAAGCAGCGCGCGCACGCCCAATCGCAGACCAGCAGCAGCctaatgcagcagcagcagcagcaacaccaacatcaacagcagcaacatcagcagcaacagcagcagcagcaacaacagcagcagcactcgGCGAGCAATTCGAGCAGCAATCTGCATTGCCGCAGCAGCGGACAGCCGTTGCATGTGCAACATCAGGCCGTTAATTATG GTGATCACGATCCGGAGGATGCGCGACGACGTCATCAtgccgccgcagccgccgccCTGGCCGTGCCCAGTCCCaagcatcatcatcaccagcagcagccgcagcagcagcagcaacaacaacatcatcatcaccagcaGGTGCAGGTGCAGCCGGCACAGCAGACGCCGCACTATCAGccacagccgccgccgccgcaagCCCAAGCGCAGCaccagccacagcagcagcagcagcccagcATCAAATACGAGCCGGGGCAATCGCAGAAGAAGCGCATTCTGGCCATGGCCCAAAGCGAGTGCAACtatcagccgcagccgcaggtGCAGATACaggtgcaacagcagcaggcaccGCCGCCGCCCGTTACCAGTCTGCCGCATATTCCAACCAAACAGGAGCCGCCAGAATTCTACTCGGACTACgcgccacagcagcagcaacagccgccacagcaacagctgcaactggAGACCAAGCGCAGCTCCTGGGCAGCCGGCTCCAGTGGCGCAGCTATGCCGCTGGCACATCCGAAGCGCGAAGCGCCCTCCGTTGCGCCCGTCAGCTATGTGACGCCCACTGTGGCTCCGCCGCTGGCCCACTCGAAGAGCAGCTCGAGCAGCTCCTCGTCGATAAGCGCCGCGGCCgccgcagcggctgcagctgctgctgctgccgccagtGTCGGTCCGCCGTCGTGGGGCGCACCGCAGGTCTATCGCCAGCCATCGCAGCCGCCACCAACatcggcagctgctgctgctggccagccGCCAGCTGGGCCaccgcatcatcatcatggcAGCCAcagtcatcatcatcatcaccaggCGGGCACGCCGCTGGGCGGCTCACCCTCATCGACGGCCGCTGCGGCCATGTTGCAGACGGACATTTACGCACAGGGCGACATGTATCGACGTCCCACGGTCTACGTATCCCAGGCCGCGCCCACATACGCCTATGCGAATCGCACGGTGGTTGCGCCACCGCCAGCACACAACAGTTCCAGTCGACAG GTCATACCATCCCATCCGTTGCCGGCTCACATACAGATCCCGACACAGTACAGCCAATTTGGACCATTGAGTCCCGCCCAGGTAGCTGCCAGCAAACATGCAGCGCACTTTGCGCCCACCAACATATGGTATGGAGCTGAGTAG